The Gossypium hirsutum isolate 1008001.06 chromosome A13, Gossypium_hirsutum_v2.1, whole genome shotgun sequence nucleotide sequence GTCCTtgtattttttcaaatttaaaatttaatccatatattttaaatttgacaCATAGAATTcctgtattttttttttctatttaacaACCTTACCCCTAGGCAAACTTCTTTCCAATTTTGCTTTTACTGGTTGATGAGGACATTTATAGGAAAGGGCAAAGTAACTTTTATAGCCCttgatatttatttgtttttgtaaatttaacacttactctttataaatacataaaaagtctaaaaattaaaaaatatataattttgaatattcaaaaattatgaaaaaataaaaactctttaaaatttaaagaagataAAGAATTTAATTACCAAAATATTCTATCCTTCTGtttatgattttaatttgaaGCACTAAACAtgaataattttacttttttatatgcgaaaaaatatttaaaatccaaatttagaaaacataaagaaactaATGCAAAACAATGTCTTCGCATCATCTCATCTACTTAGCTACAAAACTATGATTGATTTCTACACTGCTAAACctaataattatttcaatttcgtTTAATAAACACTAAACATCGATTCTTGATTGTCAAACCCAATATATATTAGTCACCCCTAAAAACTCAACAATGTTCATCCCTtcaaaaagtatataaatattttgTGCATGAGCAGGGGATATAAAAACTAacaacaaattaattataaaataatatgaattaatgATAATTGTCTGTTTCAAAATcatgtttaattttgaaatttatattttcatttcttttactttataaCGTAACGTTGCATATAATAAAACTTTGCACTTTTTATTCCAGCTCTTGTTCTcgtttataatttaaatatcaatttaaaaatttaaaagctttttatttattttttaatatcaattttaatttgaatatttttttaagtttattttcaactttttataataagatttaataaactttttatttaccattcaaaaaatcaaaatttcttaGTTTCCGTTTAGGTTTAaatattctaatttaaaatttaatctatgtACTTTAATATTGATACATTGAATccctgtattttttatttaacaacTTTGCCCCTGAGCTAACTTCTTTTCATTTTTGCTGTTACTAGTTGACGAGGCCATTTATAGGAAAAGGCAAAATAACTTTTATAGCCTTTGATATTTATAGTTTTTGTAAATTTAACCCTTACTctttataaatacataaaaagtctaaaaatttaaaaacatataattttaattatgaaaaaataaaaaaaaaaactctttaaaatgtaaagaaaatatagaatttaattaCTAGAATCTTTTGTCCTTCGGGTTATGATTTCAATTTGAAGCACTAAACATGaataattttacctttttatgtacgaaaaatatttaaaatccaaacttaaaaaaaagaaaaaacataaagaaactaaTGCAAAACCATGTATTTGCATCATCTCATCTGCTTAGCTGCACAGCTATGATGATTTCTACATGGCTAAACCTAataattctttcaattttgtaTAGTAAACATAGAGCATCGATTCTTAATTGTCAaacctaatatatatatttttctgagAAAAATCAGAATAGtgtaataataaaagaaaagaaaacaagtgGGCTAACATAGATCACAAGCCCACCAGAAAAACCAAAGCAATACCCAACAATAACAAAAGGTTTAAAACGTTTACCAAAGAAATACAAATGAAAagacagaaagaaaaaaaatgacaaCCAGTCTAATAATAGCTGGACTCCACTCAGCATTTCCGCATTTAATGTACCGATTCCAATCCCCAAAAAAGCAGTTTCCAATAAACCATTCATTATTCCgctttctttttatcttttctaCAAAAAGACCCCTATCAGACAACTGTCAATCAGGTTCCTTTCTTTTCTGTCGATCCATCTCCAAAGTTTATTGCTTAAGGATCCTTTCAATCAGGTATGTTCTTTAATCTTCTTCATCGCATTTCTAGCAAGGTTGTGATCCATATTGTTTGCAGATTTGTTTGTATGCTGAAAGAATATGTGTTGAAAAATTGTTTTTTCTGTTTAATGTTTCGTATTATACCCCCAATTACCAATCTATCAGTCTTCTCCGAGTTTCTCTTTTTTATCATTGTTGCTGAGTCTCCTTCGATAATAACTGATTTAAACCCCATTTGTTTTCCCACAATCACTACTTGGAGGTACGCAAGTGCCTCTGCTGCAAATAGAGAAGCCACCTCCCTATGGATCTTTGTTTTGAAGCCGAGTACCTTCCCCGATGCATTTCTGGTTACCACCCCTGAGACTGATTTTGCCCAAGAGGCATCAAAAGTGGCGTCAAAATTAACTTTGTAGTAGAAAATTCTAGTGGGCACCAACCCACAGCCTCATGATTCATGGTAAAGTTCTGAATTTCACACCCCTCCTGTTccttaatatatttgtttatccATGTAGCAACTTCTTGACCCATACTGTTTTTCCTTCATGTAAACCTTTGTTTCTAGCTGTTCAGATCGCGCACATAGAGCAGCAAAAAATTCGACACTAAGTGTTGGAATTGTTTTTGAACACCTAAGTAAGCCACTCGCAATGTGACAAAATTATATTTGTTAAATACCCACTCCAGTTTCAAACTAATCCATACTTCTTGCGTCACAGGGCATTCtctgttaatttaaattttttacaatttagttcttattgcacaaaacacaaaatatgtaaaattttcttatagCCATATTAGAccgaattttcatttatttcacattttagtccctcaaattattattttttgtaatttagtcctaattacttaaaatcatcaaaagcttcaatacaaaacatgttaatctaaaacatatttttcatatttcatcgtcaaacaacaaaaatcacaaagctctcaacaatggtacgactcaaaatattcatcaaaataaaaaattcaagcatgggttttgtagtactcgaagtaacgaactaaaaaacgtaaaaattatcaaaaactgactaagaacgaaccttgaatcaagaTGAGAAAGATGGTCGAACCTAGCTTTTGttgcttcttttcttttgtttcttatttcAGTGGATGAACATAATAATATGATAGCTTATTTTaatcttatgttttattataaacattttattacataatttacctttttaaccttgtTTAATATCATTCATACTTCACCTTCCTATACTTcaccttcctatggccgaatgtGTCCATGCAAACATCCAAGTGTATAATTGCATTATAAGCACCCTACATTACAAAGACAACCACTATTTGGCCCTTTTATTActaatctttaaatttttattttacgcgattaagtctttttatttaatcggacacccaaacaataaaattaaattactaaaatttcacagatataaattcacataaaataaacacagaaaataatttttaaatatttttctaacttggattCGTGGTTCTGAAACTACCattttgattagggtctaaatcaagtTGTTACATCAGCGAACCTAAGGTTACGGACGACGGCCACCTGAATTCTATAAATAGTCTCATTTGTCACATGTTATAGACAATAATTGCTTAGTTGAGAATTCTGCTTTTAATTTCAGTTtaacttttctttcttcttaggttttagatttattttcaagtTGCTCTTTGTTAATTTCAATAGATTTGGTTTGTGAAGACAATCAAACTTAGGGATTCAATTCATTCTTaatacaaatcaaacattttcttAGACTTTATACTTTGCTTTATTCTTCATGTTCTATCTTTATATCATTTCTATTGTTCTATCTTTATACCATTTCTATATTGTTTTTGAAAATCATGaagaactaatccttctataaGGGATTAACGAGTAGAGGTATGAtttgttaactattttgtagggttacttaaTGGATCAACTGTTTCTATTATATTATAGTGATTCTGGTGTGTTACCAGGGGCGGATGTAAAGCCTTTaggcttggcacttggtgcccaTGTGTGTTCcagagggatgttagcctacaaGCTAGGCAGTTGATGCCCAAGTATGTTCTCGGTTGGTTTAGCTTGTTTAAGTGTTTTGGTGTGTTCTGGATGGTTAACCATGTAAACGAATCTATTATATCGTTCATCGGGCAGATTTTTAATGGTTACATGATTTGTAATTCATCTTGTAAATGGTTATATGCTTTTCTGATTGAATAACATGAGTTTACATTGAATGATATagtataattgaataaattatttattatgtgTATTGATATGAAGACTCACCTATTGAATGGTTGTGATTGACAAGATTATAGTTTATTAACTGTTACTTtgtgatttatatgtttttacggtaagtttatcattttaacccttgaacttactaagctctagtAACGCTTACTCGTGTCTTTTCTTCTAGTTTTTGTAGATTAAGGTTTGTGGAAATGGACGATCGAATCAACTCAAAGAATCATTCTATCCAGATatcttttggttattttttatatgtttatctttgggttatatggcatgtaataggtgtgtTTTGTTAATGTTTTGAATATTTACTACATGTGTTACATATGAGATTGATCCAAAGATGATTAAGCTTAGTATTAGCTTGCTTGTGTATGTGCCTTTAATCATGTGTGAATATGGTcatataaaattgttttggtcATTGGATATAAACGTTATGTAAGTAtttgaatcatggtatgaatgaataagaataaatggtaagtttagcatgagttttatatatgaacttatgaGCTTATGAACTTGAATGCTAATTATTTTTGTGTAACATGTGAATTGAGGTTGATAATTGAATTGTAGTGGACACATTGGTTGAATGTTTTTTGCTAGTTAATTGTGTTTTTAAAGtatgaaaatggttaattttgatttggcttggtacctaagttttggatgaattttttttcttattttggaagCTTTTTAAGGTGCACATAGCCTGTGTCTTTACACAGTCGTTTGCTAACATGGCCTACTCACATGGCAGTGTGCCTTATTAATTTTAGGTACAAGATTTTTCACACGATCATAGTTATACGGTTTGAGCTCACGAGCATGTTGAGTAGCCACATAGGCGTATGGGGTAGCTACACAGCTATGTCCCTGAGCTACGGCttggccacacagtcgtgtgacccctattttgataattttaaaatttttcatgtttttttgttttaattcaaaTTAGTCCATGATTATTCTCAAACTATTTCTAGGGCCCTGTAAGCTCGTTTTAAGTTTCGtaaatgttatttttctatgaatgaAATGTAGAgtcaaatgtttttatttaaattaataaatgaatagtttaataatgtaaattgttttgatatgtgttgtaatactttgtaaccctaattcagcAACAGAGACGAGTTAGGAGTTGTAACGCCCTTAGCCCgaatccatcaccggaatagagttacggagcattactgaagttactgattttttttatcagatattttattTCGTCTAACATTCATATTtagaaccaattaaaatcaacatattgtcccttaaacgttCTCAacatgttttacttgaatttattactcttCTTAATATATTTGATTTCTTTGTATCAACgaatcaaagataatcacatatttacatgctatgataaatattattttcttgctattttttcataaacataaatcatgtaattcattatatcgatatttcatgcatttaaaaatacaatttaagtTACACTAACTTACTTCGTTGcttgttcatgtttataatttcattaatccgatattttttcttttctatgttcAAGTCTTGTATTCAAGTTATCctgatctttataaataaatttgatcgtcattttcatttatttcatgttctaatacattcaattaatgctctaaacaaaattactattttacccttaaacttttaattaatgatgatttcatccttgggctcaaaaaaataaaatttttgtaatttaatctttattttcaGCTGTTATTCTCATAAAAATTGATAACAActcatgaattctataaaatatcagaattttttaaaatttcaatactttttaatttaatccttaaaacatgtttttccccgcttttaaattaaattaataatttcattccattttacaattttaaataataaaataatccatttcatgtaaattggtcatttctaaattttttacaaaattacccataaatttttacttttatttaatttagtctctgagcttaatcctcctcctcctcctcctctccattctacatccttaatttatataataagctacaagtaacattatcaataattccactatttacttatatgtatattcaaaactattCATTTGCatcatggtcactaaattatttatatcttgagctacagaactcgaaattaagatctgataattttaaatgaaactagacttatgtatcttcttaccataaaattttcataattttttgtttatccaataagtacagtttattctttaaaatcaccctTATCCTATTGTCTGACTGTTCccacccttctttactaaaaattaatgatctcattgtacaggattcggatgatgttcttgtttgtttatattgaaaatagaatcattcaggattttaaacatataattttaagaacctaattatttttatccaatttttgatgattttttaaagtcagaataggggaacccaaaatcattctgaccttttctcacaaaatttattatatctcatgattcacaatttcattgcttacatggtttcttctataaaaaactagacttaataagatttaatttaatattttattcattctcttattcgatttctacaatttttggtgatttttgaaaGTTAGACTGttgctgctgcccaaaactgttttagtgcaaaatattaattattaagtttataacactcttatttcctttctctacaatatttcctaccactttctcttatttctcttcactaatatatcaagaacatagaatcatatataagaaaactctactttagcttcatttccattctttttcaataatatcaaacttaaaaatacatggaaatcttgatgttcttaccttgtcttaTTATTTCCAATCTTTTAACtcgattttctctctccttcagcttctatttcttgaatctaacttgatattctagcttcccatagtctccttattatttttctctcttggtaaccATAAAAATTCTTtcgatttctaggtgaaaatggtgaatttttggtggaaagactaaattgtaaataataaaaagtttctttcttctcctcttctttctaACGTGGGATGCATGGACAATGATGgatggtgtgtgtgtgtgtttttttccacacacacacacatatatagactaaataaaataataaaatatcttattaaaatattaaataaataataattatctaattaaataattataaaatatcaccaacatcatcattactttctaaatttttctctcttccaattgattgttttgccctttgtgatcttttaaaatttcattcttgagtcatcacttaatttggtaaaattacaatttagtctctcataattcttcacctattcaatttggtcctaattcatcaaatTTCCTttgtttctagatcattccacccttaaaatatttgcactattattccttcaactttttcatatttacactttaatccctcaaattttgagtatttactcttagacctcaaaatttttctcacttttacaatttagtcctttcttgaatcaatatgtcataatatacttcccagtgacataactcaattttcctcttcttgtcactttatttccttattttactaattaaggataatatcttactgtagaaaaTTTCAGGGTGTTACAGGGGTGTTGCAACTTCTATCACATAAACATCCACATTTGTTACCTTCTAATTAAATGTGCTCATGGGTTGGGTCAGGCCAAGTTTGTGTCAGGTCTAAACATGATGTTAACATATTTTATGCTTGCCCAAGCTCGGCCTGACCCGGCCCAAAatctaggcctaaaattttgcccaaatctgcccatatttgcaaaagactaaccTAAGACCATTTTAGACTCAcccatattatttaaattttttaaaaaatatttatattatattattttaatatttaatatttaataatattatacattttttatttattgaatttttttatatagtcatcttaatattttgttaatgtttacattagaatagtattatatatttagtatagctTTATCTTTTtgatgtgttataaattacataatataaagtacTATAAACTTAAAACGTGTCGGGCAGGGCCGGGCTCAAGCCATGAATGTTCAAGCCCGAGACCAACTTatattttaaacgggcct carries:
- the LOC107895213 gene encoding uncharacterized protein; the encoded protein is MTTSLIIAGLHSAFPHLMYRFQSPKKQFPINHSLFRFLFIFSTKRPLSDNCQSGSFLFCRSISKVYCLRILSIRGGCKAFRLGTWCPCVFQRDVSLQARQLMPKLRFVEMDDRINSKNHSIQISFGYFLYVYLWVIWHVIGVFC